One Elaeis guineensis isolate ETL-2024a chromosome 10, EG11, whole genome shotgun sequence genomic window carries:
- the LOC105032063 gene encoding COP9 signalosome complex subunit 2 isoform X2, translated as MEECLRFYLDLSLLSLQQHMGFKALKQTVKLYYRLGRYKEMMEAYRVMLTYIKSAVTRNYSEKCINNIMDFVSGSASQNFSLLQEFYQTTLKALEEAKNERLWFKTNLKLCKIWFDMGEYGRMNKILKELHKSCRKEDGSDDHKKGTQLLEVYAIEIQMYTETKNNKKLKQLYQKALSIKSAIPHPRIMGIIHECGGKMHMAERQWAEAATDFFEAFKNYDEAGNQRRIQCLKYLVLANMLMESEVNPFDGQEAKPYKNDPEILAMTNLIAAYQRNEILEFEKILKSNRRTIMDDPFIRNYIEDLLKNIRTQVLLKLIKPYTRIRIPFISKELNVPEKDVEQLLVSLILDNRIQGHIDQVNRLLERTDRSKGTKKYTAIDKWNTQLRSLYQTISNRVG; from the exons ATGGAAGAATGTTTAAGATTTTACTTGGACCTATCCCTCTTGTCTCTGCAACAGCATAT GGGATTCAAAGCTCTAAAGCAGACCGTCAAACTCTACTATCGACTGGGGAGGTATAAAGAGATGATGGAGGCATACAGGGTGATGTTGACATACATCAAATCAGCAGTTACACGTAATTACAGTGAAAAATGCATAAACAACATAATGGATTTTGTTTCTGGCTCAGCAAGCCAAAATTTCAGTCTTCTGCAGGAGTTCTATCAGACTACACTGAAGGCTCTTGAAGAGGCAAAGAATGAG AGACTATGGTTTAAGACAAATCTTAAACTATGCAAAATTTGGTTTGATATGGGTGAATATGGACGGATGAACAAG ATATTGAAGGAACTTCATAAATCTTGTCGAAAAGAGGATGGTAGTGATGATCATAAGAAGGGTACCCAGCTTCTGGAAGTCTATGCTATTGAGATTCAGATGTACACTGAAACAAAGAACAACAAAAAACTCAAG CAATTGTACCAGAAGGCCCTTTCAATAAAATCAGCAATACCGCATCCGCGAATCATGGGGATAATCCATGAATGCGGTGGAAAAATGCATATGGCTGAACGACAGTGGGCTGAAGCAGCCACTGATTTTTTTGAAGCATTCAAGAACTACGATGAAGCTGGGAATCAACGTCGTATCCAATGCCTCAA GTATTTGGTTCTGGCCAACATGTTGATGGAATCTGAAGTGAATCCATTTGATGGGCAGGAGGCCAAGCC ATACAAAAATGACCCTGAAATCTTAGCAATGACAAACCTCATTGCAGCATATCAGCGAAATGAGATACTTGAGTTTGAAAAAATCTTGAAG AGCAATAGAAGAACTATTATGGATGATCCTTTCATCCGCAACTACATTGAGGATCTCTTGAAGAACATCAGAACTCAAGTTCTACTTAAGCTCATTAAGCCGTATACTAGAATCCGTATCCCTTTCATTTCAAAG GAACTGAATGTGCCAGAGAAAGATGTTGAGCAGCTCTTGGTCTCCTTGATTCTTGACAACCGTATTCAGGGTCACATCGACCAAGTCAACAGGCTATTGGAGCGCACTGACAG GTCAAAGGGAACGAAGAAGTATACTGCTATAGATAAATGGAATACTCAGCTCCGGTCCCTGTACCAAACCATAAGCAACAGAGTGGGCTGA
- the LOC105032063 gene encoding COP9 signalosome complex subunit 2 isoform X1 has protein sequence MGSDADMEDYGFEYSDDEPEEQDVDIENQYYNSKGLVETDPEEALAGFAEVVRMEPEKAEWGFKALKQTVKLYYRLGRYKEMMEAYRVMLTYIKSAVTRNYSEKCINNIMDFVSGSASQNFSLLQEFYQTTLKALEEAKNERLWFKTNLKLCKIWFDMGEYGRMNKILKELHKSCRKEDGSDDHKKGTQLLEVYAIEIQMYTETKNNKKLKQLYQKALSIKSAIPHPRIMGIIHECGGKMHMAERQWAEAATDFFEAFKNYDEAGNQRRIQCLKYLVLANMLMESEVNPFDGQEAKPYKNDPEILAMTNLIAAYQRNEILEFEKILKSNRRTIMDDPFIRNYIEDLLKNIRTQVLLKLIKPYTRIRIPFISKELNVPEKDVEQLLVSLILDNRIQGHIDQVNRLLERTDRSKGTKKYTAIDKWNTQLRSLYQTISNRVG, from the exons ATGGGTTCCG ATGCAGATATGGAGGACTATGGCTTCGAGTACTCAGACGACGAACCCGAGGAGCAGGATGTCGATATCGAGAACCAGTACTACAATTCTAAAG GTTTGGTAGAAACAGATCCAGAGGAAGCACTTGCTGGTTTTGCTGAAGTAGTTCGAATGGAACCAGAGAAAGCAGAATG GGGATTCAAAGCTCTAAAGCAGACCGTCAAACTCTACTATCGACTGGGGAGGTATAAAGAGATGATGGAGGCATACAGGGTGATGTTGACATACATCAAATCAGCAGTTACACGTAATTACAGTGAAAAATGCATAAACAACATAATGGATTTTGTTTCTGGCTCAGCAAGCCAAAATTTCAGTCTTCTGCAGGAGTTCTATCAGACTACACTGAAGGCTCTTGAAGAGGCAAAGAATGAG AGACTATGGTTTAAGACAAATCTTAAACTATGCAAAATTTGGTTTGATATGGGTGAATATGGACGGATGAACAAG ATATTGAAGGAACTTCATAAATCTTGTCGAAAAGAGGATGGTAGTGATGATCATAAGAAGGGTACCCAGCTTCTGGAAGTCTATGCTATTGAGATTCAGATGTACACTGAAACAAAGAACAACAAAAAACTCAAG CAATTGTACCAGAAGGCCCTTTCAATAAAATCAGCAATACCGCATCCGCGAATCATGGGGATAATCCATGAATGCGGTGGAAAAATGCATATGGCTGAACGACAGTGGGCTGAAGCAGCCACTGATTTTTTTGAAGCATTCAAGAACTACGATGAAGCTGGGAATCAACGTCGTATCCAATGCCTCAA GTATTTGGTTCTGGCCAACATGTTGATGGAATCTGAAGTGAATCCATTTGATGGGCAGGAGGCCAAGCC ATACAAAAATGACCCTGAAATCTTAGCAATGACAAACCTCATTGCAGCATATCAGCGAAATGAGATACTTGAGTTTGAAAAAATCTTGAAG AGCAATAGAAGAACTATTATGGATGATCCTTTCATCCGCAACTACATTGAGGATCTCTTGAAGAACATCAGAACTCAAGTTCTACTTAAGCTCATTAAGCCGTATACTAGAATCCGTATCCCTTTCATTTCAAAG GAACTGAATGTGCCAGAGAAAGATGTTGAGCAGCTCTTGGTCTCCTTGATTCTTGACAACCGTATTCAGGGTCACATCGACCAAGTCAACAGGCTATTGGAGCGCACTGACAG GTCAAAGGGAACGAAGAAGTATACTGCTATAGATAAATGGAATACTCAGCTCCGGTCCCTGTACCAAACCATAAGCAACAGAGTGGGCTGA